The DNA segment AACCACACGAAGTCGGCGTAGCTCAGTCTGCCCTCTTTGTGAACTTTTCTGTCCCTGGGCATCAGAGTATAAATAACTACTCATAAAAACACTCataaaatctataataatgcGACATACGACATGCAAGCTTTCAAAAAGTGGAGAGAAACAAAAGAATTTCTGAAAAATGAGAGTTGGTACCTGGTTACAGCTCCTGAGAATAATCTCCCAGTCATTCGGTGGGATATGGCTGTCAAAGTGAACAGAAAGATCACATCAGTCTTCTCCTTTATTCATAGAAAATTCTTAAACTTGGTAATAATTTGCAGTCAAAggttgtaaatattgtaaattgcAAGCACAAGACATAGtgatttaatatcattattttatcattttaaagacAATGATTTTTGACCCTGCCTGAAAGGAGATAAAATGACTAGAGTGCCAGACATGCCGTCATTCTAGAGGAAACTGATGTTAAAACTTCACCGCACTTCATTCAATTTACTAAACTCATTCTGTAGCAAACAGAAACATATGCAGTCAAGTGCTGCTGGAGGGGATATTTAACGTCACCTCGAACAATAAGCAGCCAATCGATAGACAGCATGTCAGAAGAATGTGATGGTCTTAAGAGCGCAGCGGGTGGATGGGTACCTTGATCATTATGTCGCATCAGGTCTCTCTGGTCTATGTACAAGTCATGATCCGTGTCCAGCTCCCAGAACTTACAGTAGATCACATAGAAATGTTCATAAGAGAAGAACTCTGTCAACTGGTTaatctcttcctcttcttcaagAAGTGCCACATTCTGTTGAGAAACATTTTCACCATTACACAACGGAAAAGTGTAGTCACCTAAATTGTAGATTGGCCAGCCTGATTTCAGAAAAATCAGCAGTAGAAATTCCAACATAAAATCATATtacttaaaaacaataataacctttttatttagtttacctGTAGAAAACTACTTCTCCTGAGTTCGGAACATGTTATTTTTCCAGTCCATGAGCggtttacattataaaatatccTTTGGACTACCTGTTGGCAGAAAAAGCACCTTGTTGAACATCAGGTTGATTGAAGCAATTCAATAAGACTTTGCTGATTTAAACTGTCCAGACTTATGGTGCACAGTATACACAGTCTGTTCAGGTTATTTGAGGTTTTAGTTAATGGTGCAAATCCATGCTTAATATACAAAAAGCATTTGAATTACTAGAAAAATACACAATTGGAAGTATTCCTTACAGTGGTAATGTAGCGTGAGTGAAAGTCTGAAGCCTCCTTTAGAAATGCCAGACCTGTATGTGAATCCACcacatccttaaaaaaaaaaaaaaaaagtataaaaatgattCACACACCAATATAACATCAAAGTCAGCATATAATAATTGACATGGCTTacaagagaagaaaaaaacccAGCAGTGTTAACCATTTGTGTGCAAAGAGGTTCTGGATTAGATTACAGAGAAAAGgcgaatcattttagtctgtCCACTTGCACAGGCTAATGCGTTGGTACAAGATGTGTGGGAATGTTAAAGGTATTAAACTTCTAAAGAACAAAAGGGGTGATTTTAAGGCCAAGTCCAGTTTTCAGCTTGTGCATCAGTTTCAGCCGGTCTCACTCTCTGCATACATATGGCCTGCTGGCTTTTCCATCTAGTGCATTCTACAGCAGGGAAACAAAGATTTTACTCATGCATATTTCATTGTCAAATACTGGTAAATATGCGTAAAAGGCGATAAATTACGATATCTTATTTTGGGGGAGGTGCGGCACTCTTTGACCCTTCCCCATGTGAAATTAAACAATAGAAAAACACATAAATCACTGCTGTAAAGGAGCAGACGGGAACAGGCCAATCTACTCCATAACAATACTTTTTTCATTCATCAAAACGGTCAAAGCAATTGCTAAAGCTACACAATACAAATTAAAGTGCGGATGCCAGAATGAATCTCCTCCAGTGCGCACGGCCAATCCTGCCAGTGAATATAAATGACATGTCCATCACTGAACTCAAAGAATACACTTCTGCACACAATTATTTCACAACGTTAAGCTTCACACTTAGAAtttttaaagtacataaaaaaaggAATGAGAGGAAATAATAATGTTGAAATCATCAATGCTCGGTGCATTTTGatcggtgtgtgtctgtgttctcAGTGGTGGGTCTCTATTCCAGAACTCTGTACCTGCAGGAATGGAATAAAGTCCTCTTGTTCCAAATAATTGCAGCCAGGCTTGGCCAGAAGGTGAAGAAATTTGGATGCGTCATCATGACAGGTCTGAAGCACTCTGTGGGGAGGGAACAGATGGTTTCAGGCTCCCTCTCACCCTTTCAAAGAGCAATATGGTCTCCAAAACCCTTCACTTCAAATATATGTCTTCGGATTATTGCAATCTACAAATGAAGCTCCAGAATTCACACTCAGCCAGTTCTGACATGCATAGATGGAAGAATAATGATTTAAAACAGGAGTTTCCAACCTTTACAGATTCATAGACAGCACACCCAGATGCTTAGCCAGAAATTAATCTCATTATATTTGCGAAAATGTATTTCTAGACATGGTACATTAATGATATAGAAGGTATGCTTTATagctatgtgttttttttttaattaaattatatttcaaggaCATTCTAGTGTATATCATGGGCTCTCTGCAGAATTTTCACACTCCCTCAGTTAAAAACTTGAATGAGTATATACAAAACAGccacacaaaaatgttaaataaataaaacaaagcaattcAGGGACACAGTATCATTGTAGACAATAAGAATATCCCAGAATTGTACACAGAGCTCACAGCACCTCAGCTCTAAGGACATACACACTTGTTAAAAAGCACCATGTGCAGCCATTGACCTCTTATCGATAATAATATGAGAGGGCACTGTGAAGAGAACTATTGTCTTACTTTCGCCACATTGCCACAAACTTGTGAACGGACACATATCCCCTCCTGTCTCCTCCGGCAGCATGGAACAATGGAGCTTTCCAATAGAGTGGGCACTCGCAGGCCTGCAGGGAGACAAAAGTGTCACACAGAAATAGATTGTTACTGCAACGTCAGGATGACAAATAGATCAAGACGTAATGAATTTCAAAATGACTGTTATTTTTCTATCTAAACAAGTAAGTGCCAAACAGACCACAAAGTTTTGAGATCTGAATGTTACAGttcaattcaaaaataaaaagcaacactATAACCCTTCTCTCTTAAACGGGCAATTGAGCTCAATCAGAGGTTTCTGTTAAGTGCTTGGACATTATGACTACATCTTTCACATGTGCTGTAGAAACTATAAATGGGGCTAATTAGCAATGATTATGTTTATACATCATTTTGTTTAAATTTCTAAATCCCATCGTTTACCTAGACAGGTTCTATTCAGGATAAGTAATTTAACATGTAAACAGTGGTGATATTTTTCCACTGGCTACAGGAAAAGTAAAACCTTCAAACTTGTAAACAGTTATACGTTAGTTACACAAAATGAACAATTTGCCAAATGGATAAAGGTGGCACGTTACAAACCACACTTACCTTGGCGACTAGACCCATGTCTTTTAAAGTGACTCTTTCATCAGgaaattgagaaaatattttttctatcttGGAAATAAGATTGTCTATGTTGATATTGGCCTGGGGCTGTCCTCGAGGGAAGTAGAACTTTGGAATGCTTTCACTTAAAGCTGGTGTAACGGGCTCCTCTTTCTTAGCCTGCGCCTGCTGGAAAAGACAGAAATAATAACCATTAGCCACAAGACTCATCGTGGGAGAGATGTACGGTTGCTCTGAAAATTTCACCTCAATCAGCATTTCACAGTGATGGCTTAATGAAGTCGCCTCAGAGAGCGTAAAACAACTCTGACACCCTTGAGGATGACTTTAAGGAGAAAGCTTGCAATATTTTTAGGATTTTTGTTCCATGTGATGACATGAAGGATAAGAAAATGTAACGTGGATAATGGTTTGAAACATGAGCTGTGACTCATTCGTGACAACTAAATACAAAATAAGGGTAAGCCCTTTTcgtttaacattttaaactggttttccttaagctttgttacacttccttaaaaacaaaaacaattataaaccTCGACAGAAAAAAAGTCTAGTACATAAACAACTATGACTTTTGGCTGAGTCTGGATGAAGTTAAACAGGAATCTCTCTAGTGTGATAACCAGTGCTAAGCTTTTGTTCATGTCAAATCTATTTGCTCTCATGTTATGAAAAGAACAGTTACAAAACAGATAACAACTTGTGATGGACTGCAGGTTCAGACTTGCAAACATTACTGTTGGAAACGGATCAACTTGGTATGGTAAACAACATCAGAAATAAACTATTGGACTGGTTATACATTTGACAATCAGGTATTTAgtaacactgattaaaaaaatataaatttaaagcaTTTCTAAAGAGTTTATTAAAAGAACAACAGTCGGAGGCAAACGTTGATGTTGACAATGCATTGCCTGAAatgttcaagattttttattttttatttgcagaacaggTTTTAGGACCTTGGGTGGATGAAAGCTCTATGAAgagcaacatttaaaaatattgttggGGATTTTGAGAAAACGTGACTAGTGTGCACAAACAGCAGTAGAATGGCATTATCAAATGACAAAAAGTCCTTCATGCCCAAATGTTTTGTGAACACTTGTGGTTAAATTCCTCttattactgattttacaaaGGCTCAGCTTCCCACAGTAACTTAAAACCTCAACTATTTGAGTGTCAGGCTGCAGCTGTGAAGATCTTGACCCCCTAGAACTTCCACACAGGGAAAAAAAACTCCATCAAAGCACACTCTCTAGAATAGGCAACATTACACTGAACAAGATCCAGTTGACTTTTCTGTATTAGACACATGGACATGTAGGCTCCAGCCAACCTGACCTTCTGTGCTGCCGTTTTATCCTGAGAGATGTAAATTTTTAGGTGACAAATATTTGGTTACTGTGATATGGAAGCAGATATTCATAACCTTCACTGTCATGCCTTATTCaggcataaaaaaagaaaaatcccatTTGTGAtgccagttttaatatgtaatttattccaaatCCATTATTAACAAAACTCTAATGTAGTCTTCACATtccactgaatttatttaattaactcAGCATGGCAAAACATTACATGAAATgcataaacatttcatattatagaAAGCAACAGTGAATGGCCAATTATTGAGCAGCCTTGGTTCCCAACATATTTCACAACTATTTTCTCCaaatgggatttaaaaaaaaactttttcagtaaATATCATGAACAAAGTCAGGAACAAAACAAACCAGCTCCAAGattttttcataacattttaaagaaagCAAAAATAGCAAATAGCAATTTggtcaaattaaaacaaaaatcattccaaCATTACAAgaccatttaaataaattactttcaACTACACAATGACGTTATCACAATGACGTTATTGAAAAGTGTCATTAAGAATCATTAAGTTTATAAAAAGAATACTGCTTTTTGTAGTTTAATGAATCACATAAGGCTATACTGAAAATTAAATGGTCATTAACTGTGCATCCTTATTTTATGCAGCAATAAAAAACTACATGGACAGCCGTATCCCCTCTCAGTAAACAACAGCTTCAGAAATGGTTTACATTTCCCAAAAAAATGGTAATTTTGATAATTTACTTATTGCTTCAGTCTCTTGTGATAGGTTAGCTATTTTACTACCTCATCTCATTCTAGAGACATCCATAACATATGTCTAGCAGTAGTCCACTGCTACTCATCAATAACAGCACAAAAAGCAGATAAAAACTTGCTTTCAAATACACTAATTTTTAAGACCCTGCATGGACGTTTGGAAGCCTAACGCACTTGGAAAGTCTTTCTCTGAAGTGGTATGCAGGGGATTCTACTCAGTCTAACCCACTGTGAGAGATGAATGCGTTTAATCTTGCCTCCTCCAGTCAGTGTCAGCCATGTCTATAAAAGGGAATGACCATCATCAACTGCAGCACAGGGCAGACAGAGCCTCCTGCTCAACCCTAAACATTTGGATGCTCTTAAAACCGCCAATAATCCTCTCTAGCcactcatttaaaaaataaataaataaaaacctacgATTGCACAACTATAACCACACAGCTAATGGACACTAACATCACATCCCCACTGTGACTGACAGCAATAGCATTAAGCAAACAAGATTGGTCTGATGGCTTCACACAGAACATATAAGACAACCTGCCTGTCCTTGCTGGAAGGCTTTGAGCCTCTTCTTAAAGCGAGAGGGTAGCACAAAGTCGCAGCCACGCGCCAGCAGTGCTAGCTCCTTCCTTAGGTCAGGGTCCTGCCGTAAAGAGATCTCCTTCATTCTCATGCTGCTGTCAGCTAATGGAGCCAGTGTGGCAGACAGTACGCACTCCAGGGTCAGGATAATCTCGCTCAGTGACTGTCCCACCACAGGACActcctctgtctgtctttatcaGAGCACCAGCTCCCTTTAACGAATGGCAGCTGCTTGCTTCAGCCGTGTAGTAGCCTGAATCACAGCCCAGCCTGTTGCTCCATACATCCAATAGTGGCTGGCAGAGGTCAGACAGTCCTTTCCTGAAAAAAAGTCACTGGGGAGATAGGACGAggctgtttgtgcgtgtgtgtgtggggtgggtgACAATCGGAGGGGGTGTGGATCTGCCCTTTTCAGTGTGCATTCCACTGCTCTCACAGAGGTTATGTAAAGAGACAAACCTGCTCACTTGGAAGCCTGTGATTCTGTATCCAGGAGATACAGCAGCTAAGAACAACACAGATTAACTGCAATAGGATGCAATGTTCTGATAGATCAGCATTCTTCAAATCTACACAAGCATCTGAAGATTAATCAGTTATTAAAAAACAGACCCCCGcccccaaaaattaaaatcatcATTTAGTGTCCCtcaagttgtttttttatttgatatgattGGAGCTGAATACATTTTGCATCTGAAACATGTATTAACCAATCATATGCATGGGGTGACTGAGATATGCATGATTTTAGAGGAACAGTACAGAGCTCAGATCACTAAACATGGGCCTGTTCGAAATCAGAGTTGCTATAGGGGAATTAAAACATCTCAAACAATAATTTACTTTGTACCCATTTTGCCAAATTCAAAAAGCACCATTTTAAGATTAGGGCTgataatttagattaatttagattaattatggagaaaaataacgtGTTCAAATTATTAACGCATTTGATGCATTTGCTCCACCCCAGACCTATGTTGATCATCTGCCActtcatacagtcgattgatgactaataagaggcagggcaacaacttactgcatgatggagcctagaaaatatcccaaaaattcaagatatggggcagagattgtgtctcatatttacatcacaaagttaagaaatatcacacgagaagtaggctaagtgcaatatcacactagtgcaaatgtgatacacctcttatacaacagttcattaagaagttaatatcgtgttattttagacacaatgatgtctgttttgctcaattttgccaaccagaagataatgacaaagcagaactgttcatctctgagcaacccacagcggcatttaatttcttaaaccatgttttgaacaaattttgtTAACCATTTGGCGCATTGAACTATTGGCATATGCGTTGGCtttgaaccattcataaagaaccatttacttcactatgAATCAaccatttgaacaaatcaaatgaatgaata comes from the Carassius gibelio isolate Cgi1373 ecotype wild population from Czech Republic chromosome B9, carGib1.2-hapl.c, whole genome shotgun sequence genome and includes:
- the LOC127965011 gene encoding serine/threonine-protein phosphatase 2A regulatory subunit B'' subunit beta isoform X3; protein product: MRMKEISLRQDPDLRKELALLARGCDFVLPSRFKKRLKAFQQGQQAQAKKEEPVTPALSESIPKFYFPRGQPQANINIDNLISKIEKIFSQFPDERVTLKDMGLVAKACECPLYWKAPLFHAAGGDRRGYVSVHKFVAMWRKVLQTCHDDASKFLHLLAKPGCNYLEQEDFIPFLQDVVDSHTGLAFLKEASDFHSRYITTVVQRIFYNVNRSWTGKITCSELRRSSFLQNVALLEEEEEINQLTEFFSYEHFYVIYCKFWELDTDHDLYIDQRDLMRHNDQAISHRMTGRLFSGAVTRDRKVHKEGRLSYADFVWFLISEEDKKTETSIEYWFRCMDLDGDGVLSMYELEYFYQEQSQKLEALAIEPLPFEDCLCQMLDMVKPEIPGKISLRDLKRCKLSHIFFDTFFNVEKYLDHEQRDPLLAARDAETVGQEISDWERYAAEEYDNLVAEETANEPYNDCYDNVLHPIDHITCAFDLGNEKRPLFEIPNPHCDLDEYEYVDDFE